One genomic region from Sphingobacterium multivorum encodes:
- a CDS encoding DUF4199 domain-containing protein has product MADSINQSNVGFDAVIDKKKSIIYGVILGIISFILGLVVLFVVKDLNSFWGVMSMSFIVNTGLFVIISALFAFSLRKANGGYWNFSIALKSIFMMLAISTIISTIGTQLYVNFINPTLQEKVVTHTINVTIEYMEKNNVPDEVIDSKIAELEKQVDAIGKITLGQVFKGLAITLMFQFVFALLLSALTKREKLVIKQETN; this is encoded by the coding sequence ATGGCAGATTCAATCAACCAAAGTAATGTAGGATTTGATGCGGTAATTGACAAAAAGAAAAGTATTATCTACGGTGTTATCCTGGGAATAATTTCTTTTATTCTCGGATTAGTCGTCTTGTTTGTTGTCAAAGACTTAAATTCCTTTTGGGGGGTAATGTCGATGTCATTTATTGTTAATACGGGTCTTTTTGTTATTATTTCAGCGCTCTTTGCATTCTCGCTTAGGAAAGCAAATGGCGGATACTGGAATTTTTCTATAGCATTAAAATCCATATTTATGATGCTTGCTATTTCTACTATTATTTCGACAATTGGAACACAACTCTATGTAAATTTCATTAATCCAACCTTACAGGAAAAGGTGGTGACACATACAATTAATGTTACAATTGAGTATATGGAAAAGAACAATGTGCCGGATGAGGTTATCGATTCAAAAATCGCAGAACTTGAAAAGCAAGTTGATGCTATTGGAAAGATAACCCTAGGACAGGTGTTCAAAGGGTTGGCTATCACGCTGATGTTTCAATTTGTTTTTGCATTACTGTTATCAGCCTTGACAAAACGAGAGAAATTGGTGATTAAACAAGAGACCAATTAG
- a CDS encoding DUF2851 family protein has product MLVTENLMQFIWKLRLFHANGLHSTDGESLVVVDVGQYNTDSGPDFLMSHIRYKDDDWFGHVEIHVQSSDWDRHGHQDDVVYNNVILHVVWKNDKVIYRNDGTSIPTLVLSEYVEQPLLDRYSTMMNTKSSIPCEFQLGSVDLLKKSMWLSTLSIERLEMKVQQILVILKQFNTDWEKTLWVWVCRCMGLKVNADTFQELGEKLPLNILQKYRSNLFKIEALFFGISGLLIQMPGSEYMKQLAGEFEYQKHIHGIEVTYGIWKRMRMRPYNFPERRIAQLAVLFSKNELRVAQILAVDDLETARKLFSIESLDCYFGGNFSFGIKTKMKKSVRLGKETIDTLVINVIIVFLFSYGKYFSIQAYIDKALDLLEQLPAEKNGVVRQFAQYGWHAQSALQSQGILQLKRFYCDRKRCLHCRIGSEILKRN; this is encoded by the coding sequence ATGTTAGTTACAGAAAACTTAATGCAGTTTATCTGGAAACTTCGGCTATTCCATGCAAATGGGCTGCATTCTACGGATGGAGAATCCTTGGTCGTTGTTGATGTAGGGCAATATAATACAGATTCCGGCCCCGATTTTCTCATGTCACATATTAGGTATAAAGATGATGATTGGTTTGGTCATGTCGAGATACATGTTCAATCTTCGGATTGGGATCGACATGGTCACCAAGATGATGTTGTTTATAATAACGTTATCTTACATGTGGTTTGGAAAAATGATAAAGTTATCTACCGAAACGATGGGACATCTATACCGACATTGGTGCTTTCGGAATATGTGGAACAACCTCTGTTAGACAGGTATTCAACAATGATGAACACAAAAAGTTCGATACCTTGTGAATTTCAGCTTGGTTCAGTGGATCTTTTGAAAAAATCCATGTGGCTGAGTACTTTATCTATTGAGCGTCTGGAAATGAAGGTTCAACAAATTTTGGTGATTTTAAAACAATTTAATACAGATTGGGAAAAAACGTTATGGGTGTGGGTCTGCAGATGTATGGGATTGAAGGTTAATGCCGATACATTTCAGGAGCTTGGGGAAAAATTACCTTTGAACATTTTACAAAAATATCGTTCAAACCTGTTTAAAATAGAAGCTCTTTTCTTTGGAATCAGCGGGTTGTTAATTCAGATGCCAGGCAGCGAGTATATGAAGCAGCTAGCCGGCGAATTTGAGTATCAAAAGCATATCCACGGTATAGAAGTTACTTATGGGATTTGGAAAAGGATGAGAATGAGACCCTACAATTTTCCCGAACGGCGAATCGCTCAATTAGCTGTTTTGTTTAGTAAGAACGAGTTGCGAGTTGCCCAGATTTTGGCCGTAGATGATTTGGAGACTGCCCGAAAATTATTTAGCATAGAATCGTTGGACTGTTATTTTGGCGGAAATTTTTCTTTCGGTATAAAAACGAAGATGAAAAAATCGGTTCGATTAGGTAAAGAAACTATTGATACACTTGTTATTAATGTAATTATCGTATTTCTTTTTTCATATGGTAAATATTTCAGTATTCAGGCCTATATTGATAAGGCCTTAGATCTTTTGGAGCAGCTTCCTGCAGAAAAAAATGGTGTTGTGAGACAGTTTGCTCAATATGGCTGGCATGCTCAAAGCGCCTTGCAGAGTCAGGGGATTTTACAATTAAAGAGATTTTACTGCGATCGGAAACGCTGCCTTCATTGCAGAATCGGATCTGAAATTTTAAAAAGAAATTAA
- a CDS encoding hydroxymethylglutaryl-CoA lyase, producing the protein MMRDQVVLVDCPRDAVQGLHNFIETAKKIKHINTLIESGLFDVIDFGSFVSPKAVPQLADTKAVLEGIRKTDKVKLLAIVANLRGAQEAAQEEKIDFLGYPFSISETFQLRNTNMGLAASYQQVKEMKALADANHKSLVIYISMAFGNPYNDPWSPLLVEEWIGKLYDLGIREFSLADTTSEADANQISALFSIVKARFPQLEIGAHFHARREESMAKIDAAYLAGCRKFEGALLGYGGCPFAKDDLVGNIPSELLLQYFGRGTDAEIIGLEHSFREMIL; encoded by the coding sequence ATGATGAGGGATCAAGTTGTATTGGTTGATTGCCCAAGAGACGCTGTTCAAGGGCTTCATAACTTTATTGAGACAGCTAAGAAAATTAAACATATCAATACGTTAATCGAAAGTGGGCTGTTTGATGTTATTGATTTTGGATCTTTCGTTTCGCCGAAAGCAGTTCCGCAGTTGGCGGATACAAAAGCAGTACTGGAAGGAATCAGAAAGACCGATAAAGTGAAATTATTGGCGATTGTAGCCAATTTACGGGGGGCACAAGAGGCAGCTCAAGAGGAGAAAATCGATTTTTTAGGGTATCCATTTTCAATATCGGAAACATTTCAATTGCGAAATACGAATATGGGCTTGGCAGCTTCTTATCAGCAGGTAAAAGAAATGAAAGCTTTGGCCGACGCTAATCATAAATCTTTGGTTATTTATATTAGCATGGCTTTTGGGAACCCCTACAACGATCCTTGGTCACCACTATTGGTAGAAGAGTGGATCGGGAAATTATACGATCTGGGTATCCGGGAATTTTCTTTGGCAGATACTACTTCAGAAGCCGATGCGAATCAGATTTCAGCATTATTTAGTATTGTTAAAGCTCGTTTTCCACAACTAGAAATAGGGGCACATTTTCATGCAAGGCGAGAGGAGAGCATGGCAAAGATTGACGCCGCTTATCTCGCCGGCTGCCGTAAATTTGAAGGTGCATTACTTGGTTATGGCGGTTGTCCATTTGCAAAAGATGATTTGGTTGGCAATATACCTTCAGAGCTCTTGTTGCAGTATTTTGGACGAGGAACTGATGCTGAAATAATCGGATTGGAGCATAGCTTCAGGGAAATGATTTTGTAG
- a CDS encoding ABC transporter ATP-binding protein: protein MVTIQNLNFSYSKSRPLFVQMDLELKQGHIYGLLGKNGAGKSTLLKNIAGLVYPISGRVDVLGHNPNRREPSLLREISFIPEEFYLPAVKSEQFLKANAGFYPKFNREYFDRLIDEFDIPVEQKLASMSYGQKKKYIISFGLASNTKVIIMDEPTNGLDIPSKVQFRKIMASSITEDRCVIISTHQVRDLDNLIDAVILLDDHKVALNAPMHVITDRLCFKKVRELPLDTLYSEEGVSGFNVILPNSAAEDSKLDLELLFNAVLQCKEKITNLIKHDEYVKSI from the coding sequence ATGGTTACTATCCAAAATCTAAATTTCAGCTATAGTAAATCGAGGCCACTCTTTGTTCAGATGGATCTTGAGTTGAAGCAGGGGCATATCTATGGTTTATTAGGGAAAAATGGTGCCGGCAAATCGACTTTGCTTAAGAATATTGCCGGTTTGGTCTATCCTATTTCAGGGCGAGTCGATGTACTGGGGCATAATCCTAACAGAAGGGAACCTTCCTTGTTAAGGGAGATTAGTTTTATTCCCGAAGAATTTTATTTGCCTGCGGTAAAATCCGAACAGTTTCTGAAGGCAAATGCAGGTTTTTACCCCAAATTTAATCGCGAATATTTTGATCGTCTTATCGATGAGTTCGATATTCCAGTCGAGCAAAAACTGGCTAGTATGAGTTACGGGCAGAAAAAGAAATACATTATTTCCTTTGGTTTGGCTTCGAACACTAAAGTGATCATTATGGATGAGCCAACTAATGGATTGGATATTCCTTCTAAGGTTCAGTTCCGGAAGATCATGGCTTCTTCGATAACGGAAGATCGGTGTGTGATTATTTCGACACATCAAGTACGTGATCTGGATAATCTTATTGACGCTGTTATTTTGCTTGATGATCATAAGGTGGCACTTAATGCTCCGATGCATGTGATTACTGATCGTTTATGCTTCAAAAAAGTAAGAGAATTGCCTTTGGATACACTCTATTCCGAAGAAGGGGTGAGTGGTTTTAATGTAATTCTTCCAAACTCGGCGGCAGAAGATTCGAAGCTGGATCTGGAGCTGTTATTTAATGCTGTTCTACAGTGCAAGGAAAAGATTACGAACCTTATAAAACATGATGAATATGTCAAATCTATTTAA
- the ribD gene encoding bifunctional diaminohydroxyphosphoribosylaminopyrimidine deaminase/5-amino-6-(5-phosphoribosylamino)uracil reductase RibD — MDMHKYYMHRCLELAQMGAGSVSPNPMVGAVIVLDGKIIGEGYTSPYGGPHAEVNAVQQVMQKYGEEAKRLIERSTFYVSLEPCAHYGKTPPCANMIAELKPLKVFIACLDPFAKVNGKGVEILREVGIEVEIGLLEKEAVWLNRRFFTRIGQFRPYVILKWAQTKDGFIGQRDKQVWISNAASRQLAHRWRAEEDAILVGTNTAVVDNPSLTVRDWQGSNPLRILLDRDLAIPRDANILNEQADTIVFNAKKTAWEANIKYIELENYGLYLPQNILYQLYLMDIQSIIIEGGRATLQMFIDADLWDEARVFESETTVLNGIEAPQFNGQLLESKLVSNDLLKIYKKQ, encoded by the coding sequence ATGGATATGCACAAGTACTATATGCATCGTTGTTTGGAACTGGCCCAAATGGGTGCGGGGTCAGTGAGTCCCAACCCAATGGTTGGGGCTGTCATTGTTTTGGACGGTAAAATTATCGGTGAAGGATATACTTCTCCATATGGTGGGCCGCACGCTGAGGTCAATGCGGTACAGCAGGTGATGCAAAAGTATGGGGAAGAAGCAAAACGGCTTATTGAGAGAAGTACTTTTTATGTCAGCCTTGAACCTTGCGCGCATTATGGGAAGACGCCCCCCTGCGCCAATATGATCGCGGAGCTGAAACCTTTGAAAGTTTTTATAGCCTGTTTGGATCCTTTCGCAAAGGTTAATGGAAAGGGTGTGGAGATACTACGGGAAGTGGGGATTGAGGTTGAAATTGGTTTACTGGAAAAAGAGGCCGTATGGCTCAACCGTCGGTTTTTTACACGTATTGGTCAATTCCGTCCCTATGTTATTTTAAAATGGGCACAAACCAAGGACGGTTTTATAGGACAAAGGGACAAACAGGTTTGGATAAGTAATGCAGCTAGCCGACAGTTGGCTCACCGTTGGAGAGCGGAAGAAGACGCCATTTTGGTTGGTACAAATACCGCAGTTGTAGACAATCCAAGTCTGACTGTAAGAGATTGGCAGGGTAGCAATCCATTACGTATCCTTTTAGATAGAGATCTTGCTATCCCACGAGATGCCAATATTCTCAATGAGCAAGCTGATACAATTGTGTTCAATGCTAAAAAGACTGCATGGGAGGCAAACATTAAGTATATTGAGCTTGAAAATTACGGGTTGTATCTGCCGCAGAATATTCTTTATCAACTATATTTAATGGATATTCAGTCGATCATCATAGAAGGTGGACGTGCGACCCTACAGATGTTTATAGATGCAGATCTTTGGGATGAGGCAAGGGTATTTGAGTCTGAGACAACCGTATTGAACGGGATTGAGGCTCCTCAATTTAACGGACAATTGCTAGAAAGCAAATTGGTTTCCAATGATCTGTTAAAAATCTATAAGAAACAGTAA
- a CDS encoding LacI family DNA-binding transcriptional regulator — MKRFTLKEIGQQLNLSPGTISKALNDSHEISAETKKLILDFTQKINYIPNFSAKSLKTGRSNTLAIIVPFISSSFFFDFYEEISHILSQTNYKLILLQTFNDEKKEKEALELCIQSNIEGVIISPVKNDSSLSLLFYMMDQVCPVIIFDRINHQLDTFKIGIQNNKVIYQATEEMIKNKRENIILLLCKDIGGNVSRIKGYKDALFNASIPFKEENIVEISYSSPKDNIDDELESKINTLLNKPSAPNALLSTTDTLSLKVLHILNKLKVKIPDDMNLIGFSNTPFANSLNPSLTTITQPTQLMAEKSVELLLQMLKKKNKKNYFEFETYFLDCSIEHRKSTSSL, encoded by the coding sequence ATGAAGAGATTTACGTTAAAAGAGATTGGCCAACAGTTAAACCTTTCTCCAGGAACCATTTCCAAAGCACTAAATGATAGCCATGAAATAAGCGCAGAAACAAAAAAGTTAATTTTAGATTTCACGCAGAAAATTAATTATATACCAAATTTCTCCGCAAAAAGCTTAAAAACGGGGCGATCAAACACCCTAGCGATCATTGTTCCATTTATCTCAAGCTCATTTTTCTTCGATTTCTACGAAGAGATCTCCCACATTCTATCGCAGACGAATTATAAGCTGATTCTATTGCAAACCTTTAACGATGAGAAAAAAGAAAAAGAAGCGCTAGAACTTTGCATACAAAGCAATATCGAAGGAGTAATCATTTCCCCTGTAAAAAATGACTCGAGCCTATCGCTTTTGTTTTATATGATGGACCAGGTTTGCCCTGTTATTATTTTTGACCGAATAAACCATCAGCTCGATACATTCAAAATCGGAATCCAAAACAACAAGGTCATCTACCAGGCAACAGAAGAAATGATCAAAAACAAACGCGAAAACATCATTCTTTTATTATGCAAAGATATCGGTGGAAATGTAAGCAGAATAAAAGGATATAAAGATGCCCTCTTTAACGCCTCTATTCCTTTTAAAGAAGAAAATATTGTTGAAATATCCTACTCAAGCCCCAAAGATAATATCGATGACGAACTGGAAAGCAAAATAAACACGTTATTAAATAAGCCCTCCGCTCCAAACGCACTCCTCTCAACGACAGACACCTTGTCGCTAAAAGTCTTGCACATATTAAATAAATTAAAGGTGAAAATTCCTGACGACATGAACTTAATTGGCTTTAGCAACACCCCTTTTGCCAACAGTCTCAACCCATCTTTAACAACAATCACCCAGCCGACACAGCTTATGGCAGAAAAATCAGTAGAGCTTCTCTTGCAGATGTTAAAGAAAAAAAACAAAAAGAATTATTTCGAATTCGAAACGTATTTTTTGGACTGCAGCATAGAACACCGAAAATCTACATCATCCCTTTAA
- the prmC gene encoding peptide chain release factor N(5)-glutamine methyltransferase, producing MKILQDFELLFQEELRQLYEEDEIKAIFFLVVAETFGLNRTNYQLRKTDIVNEADKAEVRSILQDLKKHRPIQYILNKADFYGEVFQVNESVLIPRQETEELVDLIIKNHKASQNLKIIDIGTGSGCISITLSKHLNNAQVTTVDISKEAIKTAQENAKILKTQVQFINADIFEWEYIFSDQQYHIIVSNPPYITPGEKQHMNQNVLAYEPELALFIEESAPLIFYDVISSFALQHLAPNGDLYFEINQYLGAEMKELMVKKGFEQVKLIKDINGADRIIHAKKNAIKNNPFIY from the coding sequence ATGAAAATACTTCAAGATTTCGAATTATTATTTCAAGAGGAGCTTCGGCAGTTATATGAGGAAGATGAAATAAAAGCAATATTCTTCCTAGTAGTTGCCGAAACATTTGGATTAAACAGAACCAACTATCAATTGAGAAAAACCGATATCGTCAACGAGGCGGATAAGGCCGAAGTACGCAGTATCCTTCAGGATCTAAAAAAGCACAGACCTATACAGTACATACTCAATAAAGCAGATTTTTATGGGGAGGTTTTCCAGGTCAATGAATCAGTCCTCATTCCACGCCAGGAAACTGAAGAGCTGGTCGATCTGATTATCAAAAACCACAAAGCTTCTCAAAACCTGAAAATTATTGACATAGGAACTGGTTCGGGCTGCATTTCGATCACTTTATCAAAACACCTCAATAATGCTCAAGTAACAACGGTAGATATATCAAAAGAGGCGATAAAAACAGCACAAGAAAATGCGAAGATTTTAAAAACTCAGGTTCAATTTATCAATGCGGATATATTTGAATGGGAATACATCTTTTCTGATCAGCAATATCATATCATCGTATCCAATCCGCCCTACATTACTCCGGGAGAAAAACAACATATGAATCAAAATGTATTGGCTTACGAACCGGAGCTAGCTTTATTTATCGAAGAAAGTGCCCCATTGATTTTTTACGATGTTATTTCATCCTTCGCGCTACAACATTTAGCCCCAAATGGGGATCTATATTTTGAAATCAACCAATATCTTGGCGCAGAAATGAAAGAACTTATGGTCAAAAAAGGATTCGAACAGGTCAAACTCATAAAAGATATCAATGGAGCAGACCGAATAATCCATGCAAAAAAAAACGCGATAAAAAATAATCCATTTATTTATTAA
- a CDS encoding enoyl-CoA hydratase/isomerase family protein, which produces MEKLNFIKVRIQQHVFNLTLARSDKRNAFSPTMVNEIAYALNLANSNPDIRLVQIEAEGPVFCAGMDLKAFEDPTVDIGNPAIPKVEKSLAEIFACLDKPSICVVRGDVIAGGFLIALSCTYLFALPHVRFSLPEVKIGLFPFQVLALLMEYMPERKAMDLCIRGSSFSAQEALDKGILYGVLDVEETALVELRETILKNAPLAIARGYGALRRLKERGFDDKYSFLLDALADLRRSDDFKEGMDAMRDKRNANWKNS; this is translated from the coding sequence ATGGAAAAACTAAATTTTATAAAGGTGCGCATTCAGCAGCATGTGTTCAATTTGACGCTGGCCCGTTCGGATAAAAGAAATGCTTTTAGTCCGACTATGGTGAACGAAATCGCCTATGCATTGAATCTGGCGAATAGCAATCCCGATATTCGTTTAGTACAAATAGAGGCTGAAGGTCCAGTGTTCTGTGCCGGTATGGATCTTAAAGCTTTTGAAGATCCTACAGTGGATATCGGTAACCCGGCTATTCCAAAGGTTGAAAAGTCTTTGGCAGAAATATTTGCCTGTTTAGATAAGCCTTCAATCTGCGTTGTTAGGGGAGATGTTATTGCAGGTGGTTTTTTGATTGCATTATCTTGCACTTACTTATTTGCACTGCCCCATGTACGTTTTTCTTTGCCGGAAGTAAAAATCGGACTCTTTCCATTTCAGGTATTGGCCTTACTTATGGAATATATGCCTGAAAGGAAAGCGATGGATCTCTGTATCAGGGGAAGTTCTTTTTCTGCTCAGGAGGCGTTGGATAAGGGCATCCTGTACGGAGTTTTGGATGTTGAAGAAACTGCCTTGGTCGAATTGAGAGAAACTATCCTTAAAAATGCTCCCTTGGCTATAGCAAGGGGTTATGGTGCACTCCGAAGACTAAAAGAACGAGGCTTTGATGATAAGTATAGTTTTCTCTTAGATGCATTGGCGGATTTGCGTAGATCCGATGATTTCAAAGAAGGAATGGATGCCATGCGTGATAAAAGAAACGCTAATTGGAAAAATAGCTAA
- a CDS encoding UbiX family flavin prenyltransferase: MSKRKIVIAITGASGSIYAEVLLKKLLVLKTQIAEVGIVMSNNAKDVWRAELGDESYQDVPFKFYDKGDFFAPFASGSARYDTMIVCPCSMGTLSRIAHGVSSDLTTRAADVMLKERRRLILVTRETPLSIIHIQNMKLVTEAGGIICPASPSFYSLPKTLEDVAETVVDRILSLAGFEFKHYQWGENA; this comes from the coding sequence ATGTCTAAGAGAAAAATTGTTATTGCCATTACTGGAGCTAGCGGCTCAATCTATGCTGAAGTTTTACTGAAAAAACTATTGGTGTTAAAAACACAGATCGCAGAAGTTGGGATTGTAATGTCGAATAATGCGAAGGATGTATGGCGTGCGGAGTTAGGCGATGAGAGTTATCAGGATGTACCGTTCAAATTTTACGATAAAGGTGATTTCTTTGCTCCTTTTGCATCAGGATCAGCTCGCTATGATACGATGATTGTCTGTCCGTGTTCAATGGGGACCTTATCAAGAATAGCCCACGGAGTGTCTTCTGACCTGACAACGCGAGCGGCGGATGTTATGCTAAAAGAACGACGAAGATTGATTTTGGTTACCCGTGAGACACCGCTAAGTATTATACATATCCAGAACATGAAATTGGTGACAGAGGCCGGAGGTATCATTTGCCCAGCATCACCTTCATTCTATAGCTTACCAAAGACTTTGGAGGATGTTGCAGAAACTGTGGTTGATCGGATTTTGAGTCTTGCTGGGTTTGAATTTAAACATTATCAGTGGGGAGAAAATGCCTAG
- a CDS encoding ankyrin repeat domain-containing protein, protein MNLSVLEQYIEEGKSHDIDLLLIGNPELLQETTSHGISPLLLACYYNKPQIIRTLLQHTKSMTIHEACAAGLTSYVEAIISQAPSVVNEWSSQGFTPLTLATYFNKTDIVRLLLAKKVNPNVVTKNEQLTTALHIAAANNNDEIGKLLIDANADVNAIQATGETPLHFAAQYGNIDFIVALLENGADTRIINISGLAPMDLAYEKGHKEIAEILKN, encoded by the coding sequence ATGAACCTTTCCGTTTTAGAACAATATATTGAAGAAGGCAAAAGCCATGATATCGACTTATTATTGATTGGAAATCCCGAACTTTTACAGGAAACAACGAGTCATGGAATTTCTCCCCTACTATTGGCTTGCTATTACAACAAACCCCAGATCATACGGACACTTTTACAACACACCAAATCCATGACTATCCATGAGGCCTGCGCGGCTGGGTTGACTTCATACGTAGAGGCCATTATTTCGCAAGCACCATCTGTTGTCAATGAATGGTCGTCACAGGGCTTTACGCCATTGACCTTAGCAACATATTTCAACAAAACAGATATTGTCCGTCTTTTACTCGCCAAAAAAGTCAATCCGAATGTCGTAACCAAAAACGAACAGCTCACCACTGCGCTACATATTGCCGCGGCAAACAACAATGATGAGATCGGTAAGTTGCTTATCGACGCTAATGCAGATGTCAATGCCATTCAAGCGACTGGCGAAACCCCACTTCATTTCGCTGCACAATATGGTAATATCGATTTTATTGTTGCCTTACTCGAAAATGGAGCCGACACCAGAATCATCAATATTTCAGGATTAGCTCCAATGGATCTGGCGTATGAAAAAGGCCACAAGGAGATCGCAGAGATTTTAAAGAATTAA
- a CDS encoding GntR family transcriptional regulator, translated as MEFNANKAIYLQIAEYVCDHILLATWKVDEKLPSVRELAVQMEVNPNTVMRTYDMLQQKEIIANKRGIGFFLTQDSVKNVKSYRKAIFLEEDLPLFFRNIYLLEIGLDELDQRYKRFVSQNFNQNES; from the coding sequence ATGGAGTTCAATGCAAATAAAGCCATTTACCTTCAGATCGCCGAATATGTATGTGACCATATCTTGCTAGCGACTTGGAAAGTGGATGAAAAACTTCCATCGGTAAGGGAGTTGGCAGTACAGATGGAGGTTAATCCCAATACTGTAATGCGGACCTATGATATGTTACAGCAGAAGGAAATTATAGCAAATAAGCGTGGGATCGGTTTTTTTCTGACACAAGATTCTGTGAAAAATGTGAAGTCATATAGAAAAGCAATTTTTCTAGAAGAGGACCTTCCACTATTTTTTCGTAATATTTATTTGCTAGAAATTGGTTTGGATGAATTGGATCAGCGCTATAAACGTTTTGTTAGTCAGAATTTTAATCAAAATGAGTCATGA
- a CDS encoding dihydroorotase gives MKSLLITSVKVILPGNEFHQQQVDVFIEKGKIAQIGKSVKVADKNIETIDGAGKVLAPGFFDLHANFGEPGLETKEDIVSGSAAAAAGGFTGVAVMPNTEPAIQSRSEVALIVNTAKGNIVDVHPIGAISKKREGKELAELFDMKQTGAVAFSDGNRSVQQAGLMSRALLYAKGFDGLIFSHAEDESMAGGNKMNEGAMSTYLGMKGIPNLAESLMVSRDLYLAEYTGAPIHFASISTPEAVDLIKKAKAKGLSVTCDVAAHQLVFTDEDIVGFDSNYKVSPPLRTKADLKVLLKGIKDGTIDAVVSQHTPHEIEFKNVEFHIAKNGIIGLQTVLPLLVRAGLNEEQIVNSLSVRPRQILGLEVPLIEEGAIANLVVFDPVKTWNFDETTNRSKSKNSPLFGQTLKGAVELIINNNQIIKND, from the coding sequence ATGAAAAGCTTATTGATTACTTCTGTTAAAGTAATTTTACCTGGTAACGAATTTCATCAGCAGCAAGTTGATGTATTTATCGAAAAGGGAAAGATTGCACAGATTGGAAAATCTGTCAAAGTAGCTGATAAAAACATAGAGACCATAGATGGTGCTGGGAAAGTTTTAGCGCCAGGTTTTTTTGACCTACATGCCAATTTTGGAGAACCTGGATTAGAAACCAAAGAAGATATCGTTAGTGGAAGCGCAGCTGCTGCTGCTGGAGGATTTACTGGAGTAGCCGTAATGCCGAATACCGAACCGGCGATTCAAAGCCGTTCCGAGGTTGCACTTATTGTCAATACAGCGAAAGGAAATATTGTTGATGTACATCCAATTGGAGCGATCAGTAAAAAGAGAGAAGGGAAAGAACTGGCCGAGCTATTTGATATGAAGCAAACGGGTGCTGTCGCTTTTAGTGATGGAAACAGGAGTGTACAGCAGGCGGGATTAATGAGCAGAGCGTTGTTATACGCTAAGGGATTCGATGGATTGATTTTTTCACATGCTGAAGATGAGTCTATGGCAGGTGGAAACAAAATGAATGAGGGTGCGATGAGTACTTATTTGGGAATGAAAGGTATTCCTAACCTGGCCGAATCGTTAATGGTTTCTCGTGATCTGTATTTAGCGGAATATACTGGAGCTCCAATTCATTTTGCATCCATCAGTACTCCAGAAGCTGTCGATCTGATAAAAAAAGCGAAAGCAAAAGGTCTTTCAGTAACATGTGATGTTGCTGCACACCAATTGGTATTTACTGACGAAGATATTGTCGGTTTTGATAGTAATTATAAGGTAAGCCCCCCATTACGCACAAAGGCAGATCTGAAGGTGTTACTTAAAGGTATTAAGGACGGTACTATTGATGCTGTCGTTTCGCAACATACGCCGCATGAAATAGAATTTAAGAATGTTGAATTCCATATTGCAAAAAATGGAATTATTGGACTGCAGACCGTATTACCACTCCTGGTTCGTGCTGGATTAAATGAAGAACAAATTGTCAATAGTCTTTCAGTTAGACCTCGGCAGATTCTAGGACTTGAAGTTCCTCTTATTGAGGAAGGGGCAATAGCCAATCTTGTTGTATTTGACCCCGTGAAGACTTGGAACTTCGATGAAACAACAAATAGATCTAAATCTAAAAATTCGCCATTATTTGGACAGACTTTAAAAGGTGCTGTCGAATTGATCATCAATAATAATCAAATCATAAAAAACGATTAA